The Legionella jordanis genomic sequence CATCAACATACTTAGACGATACAAAGCTGAAGCTTTGTTCTTAAGATCGTCCTCGCTTAAGTTCATTCTGGTCATTGCAGCCTCAAAGGATTCCTCTGCTCCGTGCTGTTGAGGCACAAACATTCTTTGGAAACCACCTACAATATAAGAGGTAAAAGATCGCACACGATCATAGTCCGACCATGCACGTACATTTATAATTTGTTTGAGGGTTCTGGCCAAGCGAGTGCTTCTTTTAATTTTCATAAAATTTACTGTTTGCTAATGGACTTTTACTCTTCATACTATACTATAGTAGTTACAACATTCGCAGTCCAACTAACGAGTTTCACCGTAAAAAAAGAGTAAAAAATGCCCGATCTTAGTCATGAAGCCTCTTCCAGATATTGGTACGAATACGTTGACCCCATGATTTATCGAGTCATCACATTTATGGAAAGTGTTGAAGACTGGACTCTCGACGGAAATCCCGAATTAGAAGAAGCCATAAACCGCTTAGGTAAAGAACTGGATGACATCGAAAAAATCGACATGAGTGCTCTGGGTCAAGAAGATTTGTTTATCCGTCTTGTTGGAAATATTAAGTCCGGCCGTGGCTTACGTCTTTTACAAGCCATTGATACCGTCCATCCAGGCAGTGCTTCCCGCATTCTCATTCACGCTGAAGAAACCAGTGCCGGCAGTCATGACCCGGCTGGATTTTTTCTAAAAAGAAATATAGTTTTTGAACGTTTACGCTTACTCGCCCGTGTGTTTTCCGAGTATCGCTTAAGATTAGTTGCTCGTGCTCTTGAAGGGGAAGAATGATGAAATTACCTAGTTGTCGCCTAGTATTACCGGGTTTATTGCTACTTGCCAGCTCATCGACCTTTGCTTCTGACGGGTCGGGCTCATCAACCGACAACTCGATGGATACGCTGAAAAATTATGTTTTGAATTTAGGACAATATTTGGGCTACGATTTAACCACCAGTCCAAGCCAACAGCAAACACCAGTGAGTGAGGCCATTCTGCAGGTGACGTCCAATGCCATTCAGCAAATATTGTTGCCATCCTTGCAAACTGTTTTTGGTGCCCTTCCAGTTACAACTGCAGGCATTGCGAATATTGCCAGCGGAACTGAAGCTCCCTCCATTTTTGTGCCCGGGAATACACCTTATGCAGAACTTAATAATTCTGCAAATAGCACCTTTAATTCATCTCGGTATTCAAGCCCATCCAGTGGATTAATTTCCGTATCCCCCTTAATTGATCAACCTGGCTCTGGAGGTGGCGGTTTTCAAAATGATCCAGTAAGTCAGGCTATTGCCAACATTTTGACTACCCCGGATTACAGCTACTGCCTGGATAATGCCGGGACGAGCTTTGTCGAATGTACTTATCCTTCAGGAATAAAAAATGAAAATCAGGTCATGCTTAACATTATCGGCGCAATTCCTGACCCACAAACATTTTTTTCTCCTTCTTACAATCAGCCCTGGATAGCCCAGCTGAATGGCAATAGTTTGATTGCACCTCTGATGTATGACACAACCTCTTCAGGAGCGAGCAATCAAGGATCTCCTTTTGTAAACACGGGGGTTGGCATTTCAGGTCAACAAACCGCAGCGGGTCCCTTACAATCGCAAAATGCCGCACAGCAAGCCCAAAATTTCATTCGCTATGCAACAGGCTCCGTAACACCCTTGGCATTACCAAGCCGCAATGCTTATAACCAAATCTATGCACAAACTTTGTCTAAAAATCCCTTACAAAAGTGGCAAGCCCAATCGCTTCTTGCCAATTATTTAGCCAATCTACGAGTCTATGCCGCTCAAGCCTCTGTAGGAGTCAGTAACCTTTACTATATTCTCTCCAAGAGAATGCCCCAGCCGGTTATTGGTCAGCAGGGTTCAAGTGGAGCGACTTCAAACACCACCAGCCAGGCCTTAAGCGAGTATCAAATGGCTACCTGGAGATTGTTTAGTCCTAGCCAAAATGGCCAGCAAGGAACACCTTGGTTAAGTAGTTTAAATCAAGCCTCAGCTGCAACCATGCAAAAAGAGATCGCTGTGTTGCTTGCCGAAATTAACTATCAACTTTATCTGAACCGACAGCAAGAAGAGCGAATTCTTTTAACCAACAGCATGCTATTGCTGCAAAAAGTCAGAGAATCTCAACCCTCCGGGCAATTAACTGCCGCAACCCCTGCCCAAACTCAATAGCTTTTCTTAATTTGAATGATGAGCAGCGTGTAATCATGCTGCTCTCATACACTGGTTTTATAAGTCTAAATGAATGTAATTGCAGCTTAAGAAGCAAAACAATGGCCTAATTCCTTGCAATTACTGCCGCTTGTGTTTCGCCAAGGCTTGATTTTCAGGATTAAAGAGTTTTTAACATATCGCAATCTTTAACCCATTGAGGATATAATCTTAGTTTGACCTGCATAAGCGAAGGAAGCAGCTATGCTTAAACGCGATATCTCCCGTACTAATGTATTAATTGCCGCGGCTGGAGGCATGATTGGTTCTGGCTGGCTTTTTAGTCCTTTTATCAGCGCTCAAATGGCAGGCAGCAATGCCTTAATGAGTTGGCTTATTGCCGCATTGTTCATGTTATTTATTGCGTTGCCTTTATGTGAGTTAGGAGCCATGTTCCCAATCTCTGGCGGCATGACCAATTATCCCAGTTTTACTCATGGAAATGACGTTGGCTTTTTATTCGCATGGACTTCTTGGCTTTCTTATGTGGTGATGACCCCTATTGAAATTCAAGCTATTTTGCAGTATTCCAGCCACCTTTTTCCTATATTGCTGGTCAAAAATAGCAACAGCTTCACTTTATCGGCAACTGGTTATATAGCTGCAATAGGTATCATGTTTTTTGTGGTTTTACTAAATTCCTATGGCATTAAAATGCTTGCCGAATGCAATAAATTTGCAAGCATCATTAAATTTTTGGTTCCAAGCATTGCCATTATAGCTCTTCTTTCGACAACCTCCTCCATGCAAAATGTTCATCTTAAACTCAACACAACTCAGGCTTGGGTACAAATTTTTACGGCTTTGTCTACGGGAGGAATTGCCTTTGCTTTCACGGGTTTTCAGAATGGTTTAATGCTAGCAGGGGAGGTTCAAAATCCCCAACGTAACATTCCAATTGCCATCCTGGGAGCTGTGCTCGTAGGCTTTTTATTGTACTTCATGTTGCAATTGAGTTTTTTAGCCGCTATTCCCTCGGATTATTTGGCAAATGGTTGGCAAAACTTAAGTTTCCCTGGAGACAGCGGCCCACTGGTAGGCTTAACACTCTTGATAGGGCTTGGTTTTGTGGCCATGTTGTTGATGTTTGATGCGGCATTCTCTCCATTTGGAACAACCTTGGTTTATACTGCAGCCACCTCTCGTATTCTCTATGGTATGGCTTTAAATAAACATTTACCAAATTTATTCCTAAAACTCAATAAGCATAAAATTCCTTATATTACCCTCTATGTCAATTTTTTAGTAGGAAGCTTGTCCTTTCTTCCCTTCCCCGGTTGGCAAAAAATGGTGGCTTTTCTGTCTTCCTGCAGCATTTTATCTTACGGGATTGGTCCTATTTGCCTTCTAGCCATGCGAAAACTACAACCCCATCGGCATCGCCCTTTTAAACTATGGGCAAGTCTTTTCTTCAGTCATGTTGCATTTTACGTTTGCAACTTGATGCTGTACTGGTGTGGGTTTGATATCCTTTGGAAGCTGGATTTGGCACTTTTCCTTGGCTTTGTGATCTATATAATTTATCAGCGGCGTCGAATCACTGAATGCAGCCGCAGTCTGTTCTGGTTTGCTTTCTATATGGTTGCCATGCTTGCCGTTTCTTACTTTGGTTCATTTGGAGGACGGGGGCAACTGCAATTCCCCTTAGACATCATTCTTATCTTGCCGTTGAGCATACTTGTACTGCAATTATCTCAGTACGTGCTCGTTGATGAAAAATCTCACCATGAATTAACGGCATCAATGGAGCTTGCGGAGGCAGAGTAAGTTGTCTGGCCAGCCCCTATGTGAGGGTTGCATTCTGCTTCTTTAAAAAGCTATGCTTATAATATGAATGGTCTTTAAGAAAAAGGAGGTTTTCCATGGCTAGCGTGGTCACTCGCACTGTCAGTGCCATTTTCAGCAGTGAAAGCGTCCTCGAGGTTGTCATTAACAAATTGACAGAAACAACAGTTGCTCGCCATGACATTAGCATCCAAGGTCCACCTGAAAAGATGGAACAAACCTTCGGAAAACCTTACGTAAGGCCTGACGCCATTCAAAAGAGCGCAAATCCTCCCAAAAAAGAGCATTTTTTAAGAGATGATTTTGGTTGGGTTGTGGGATTTTCTTTTGGCATACCGGTGTTCATCTGCGTCGTGGTCGCCGTTTTTTTGATAGGGGATGTCCGCTCTCCCTCTGACAATATTTTCTACGGTGTTTTAGGGGGCATTGTTGGTGCTATTGTGGGCGCTTTCTTGGCCAAATTTATAAAGAAACACCAAATTGAGCAGGTTCGAAAACAAGAGCGTGCAGGCGGATTTGTCATTTGGGTGACAGTAAGTACTGACGAACAAATCAATGAAGTGGTAAACATTCTTAATGCTTGTCACGCACGAGAAATTAAAGTCAGCTAAGCTTATGTCTAGTGAACATATACCTGTTTGTCCTCTTGGAGCTCATATAACTCAATGTCTTTTTGCAATTTAAAAAATCTTTGGCTAATTGTTGAAAAAGCTTCATGTACATTTTTTTCTTTAATCATTAAGTTAGCAGGCACTGTCTTGTTATTAACAGTTTTTTGTAATTCATCAAGCATGTCATCATATAATGTCTGCGGTAACTGCGAATTAAATCCTGTAAGCGCTTGTTTGCATGAATGTTCGGTTTGACTCATAAATTGCTCCAATTGTTTTCGCAATGCTTTTGCCTCATCCACGAGTTTTACAGATTCTGTCATAAAACAAGCGAACAACAAGGAAAGCAATTTACAAATGACAACCCAAAATTGATTGTGAACAGCGAGAAACTCTTCAATCCCAATCTTAAGAGCCATCATTTCTTTCAATTGCGCCTGCTTTTGCACAGCAATCTGACTTAATTGTTTAAAATGCTCCAGGCCCTTTCTCATTTCGTTTAGAGATGCAGCCAAATTATCGCATTCTTCAGTGGATAACTGCATAAGCATAGCCTCAACTTCGACTTGTCCCGGAAACAAGGCTTGGGTTAGGTACTTAACCTCTTCTAAGCTTGAACTCATTTGTTCGTTCGTTGTTTGGATGTTTTTTTCAGCAATTTCCCTAAAATGTGCTTTGCATTGACTATCCCATGTGGCTGGAGAAATGCTACTCATTTTATCTTGCCAATCCTTTGGCGTTGTCAGACGGAAAGCGGTCGTTGGTAATGCAAATACATAACTGGCCAAATACCTTACGGAAGAAGAGAGTTGTTGGTATTTGTCAGGATTTTTTAATATATCTATGTTTTGCATCAAAGCGGCTTTCGTTTCGCCATCCAAACCTTGTAAAAAACAACTGAACATGTCTCTGTGCGCATCGACAAATTCCAAAAAATAAAGTCTGCCTGTGATTTGTTGCTCATTCCAGCGAAAAGCTTCCAAAAGTACCTTGGCAACCCTAAGTTGCACCGAAAGAAGCTGATTTTGTTTGATTTTTAAAATAACGAAAGCCATTTGCGTCAAAGCAGAATGCAATTTTTCTATTTTTTCACTAATTGTATTTCCGTGATGTTCTGGAGCACTAAGGACTCGTCTGCAGCAACCAATTAAGTACTGAAAAACAGTGCTTGGCTCGGGAGATGAAGAATTCTTCTCCAATTTCTTTAACTGATTTTCCGTGTGTTCCAGTAATGCTTGTAAGGAAGCTTCCAAAGGGGGTAAATTGACAAGGCTGCCAGCTAAGCTGCGCTTAAAGCTATCCAACCCCTTTAGAGTAAGATTGAACAGTTTTAAAAACAAATAAATCGTGAAACAAAGGGTTTGCACTTCAGCAGGATTATTACGATTATTTGTACACTGAGAAAGCCAAAGATTGGAATTGAATAATAAATTATTTAATTTTTTCTGAGTCTCGGAGGTAGCGTTTATAAATAGGCTCTCTAAATCCCTAGAAACATTGTTTAATAGCTCTCGCTCATTTAGCTGTTCTTCTTGTAGATTTTCCAAATACATGTCAACGCTTAGCTTGACATAGGCTACAATTCCATAATTGCGCTTGCCATATTGATCAAGTTTTTTATATAACTCGGAGTGCGAGTCTTGCAAATCTTCAGCCATTTGTTTTAAATTGGGATTGCTTGCCATGTAATTGGCAATCTCGAACACTGTTTTGAGAATGGCCTCCTCTTTTTCACTTTTGTTCAAACGCCAATTTTGAAAGTAAACTGCATATTTCTCGCTCTTTTCTATCACATCAAACTCCTATTACTAACGTTCAATCCCTGCTGTATTTCACTGATAAAAGTGGTTGAGCATTACAGTATCGTTTTAGGTTTGCTCTGTCATTTTTGGATTAGTTTGCGTTGAAGATCAAGAGATGAATGTTGCAAGAGAAATTATACAAAAAAAAGATAGCATTCCTGTCTCAGTTCGTATTACAAAGTGGATGCCTCTTGAGATGCTTTAGGCTTCTTAATGAAATTTAAGCTTGCACACCGCATCTGCAGTCTGGCTTCCTTGAGGAATTCTGTTAGCCGGACAAGAATACTATCTATGATTAAAAAATAACCCATTGCTGGATGAAAGGCAAATGTCTGATTGTTAATAAAGTGAAAATTCCTTCCTGTGAAACTCAAGCAGATGCAACAGTTATTAAGCAGAACCGGTCTCGTTTAAAACCACAGAAAGTTTAGCCAATACATCCTCTACTTGAATGAGTTGCATTGCTTCCTTTCCATGAACTTTTTGGCCCCAAGCTTCCTCTTCACGAATTTTAAGAATATTTCTTACTGCTTGTGGATAGCGATTCACCACTAAGTGCCTAAATGTATAGGGACCAGATATTTCAGGATTGGTGACGGCGTGCAAAGCAACCACGGGGGTCCCCACCGCTGTGGCCATGTGAGAAGGACCCGTGTCAGGGCATAGCAAGGCTTGAGCATTATCAATAACCGCTAATAGCTGTTTAGGCTTGGTTTTGCCAACTAAGTCCAAACAAGAAACCTGCTTTAGGATGGCATCTGCCAACTTCCTATCGAAAGCACCCGGCCCCCCTGTTAATACCACCTGAGCCCGCCAACGCTTTTTAGCCTCTTTAATGACTTCAACATAACGCTCCACCGGCCAACTTCTTTCTGGTTTGCTGGCAGCCGGATTGACCAAAAGAATGGGCCCTTCTGCGGGTAAATGAGCACTCGCCCACTCCTTGTCGGCTTCTGTAATAGGTAGATTCCAATTGATTTTTATTTTTTCCAAACCCAATAACTGCGCGAATTTTAAAAAACTTTCGAGATTATGTTCTTCTCCGGGGCTTATCGTTTCTTTAACGAACCATCTGTGGCCATCTTTGGCACGCTCGGTATCGAAGCCTAACTTTCGTTCAGCTTTGATGAAGGGATAGAGCAGATTAGCTCTCAAACTGGCTTGGGCCGCTATAAGCACATCAAAAGAACGTCCATTTAATTGCTTTTTAAAGCGCCAATAATCCTTAATGCTATTTGGCTTATCAATAACAATGAAATCAACACCAGGCATTCCCTCAACCATGTCGTAGGCTGGACGAGAAATTACCCATGTAATTGAAACACCCGCCAAATTAGCCTGTAACGTTCTAATGAGGGGCACGAGCATTAATACATCGCCTAATGCCGAGAGGCGAACAATGCAGATGGATTTAATCATCTTTTAAAACAAATCTTGCGCTGCAATAAGGGCACACTTCAACGCCGGTCTTTTCTATAGGTAAGTAAACTTTAGGATGAGCATTCCATAATGCCATGTCATCAGTTGGACAACTTAAAGGTAAGTCACTATGATGGACTACATAGTTTTTTTTAGTACAGGCTGGTTCTTTTTTCGTTTCAGACATTGCTATTCCTCAGGCTCAATTAGGAATTGGGGTGCTATTATCCAATATTTTCTGCATAAGCGCCACGATCTTCTCTTTCGTGTCAGTAAAATCTTCACAATCAAAATAAATACCCTGAGGCCAAGTTCGAAGCCAAGTTAATTGCCGTTTTGCGAGTTGACGAGTAGCAGCAACACCTTTCTGACGCAGAGTGTCATAATTATAATCGCCTGCGAGATAATTAATCACTTGACGATAGCCAACGCTTTTCATTGAGGGGGAGGTAGGTGGCAATTGCCATTTCTGCAGCAATTGCGCTACTTCTCCCACAAAATCTTTGGCTAACATCTGCTCAAACCGCAAAGCAATTCGTTCATGCAGCCATTCTCTTCGTTGTGGGAATAAAATTAAATTGATGAAATGATATTTGCCTGCCCCTTTTTGTTCATTCCAAAAATAAGATAAGGGTTTTCCTGTTATTTGATAAACCTCAAGTGCCCTTTGAATTCGTTGAGTATCATTGGGATGGATACGGTTTGCGGATTCTGGATCCACTTGGTTTAGTTGCTCATGCAAATAAGACCATCCATGTCGTTCGGCTTGCCTTAACAATTCTGCGCGGATTAATTCATCTGCCTGTGGTAACGTGGATAAACCTTGCTGCAATGCATTGAAGTACATCATTGTTCCACCCACCAAAAGAGGATATTTTTTCCTTTCAAAAATAGCCTCTATGAGTTCAATGGCGTCCTCGCAAAACTCTGCGGCGGAATAGCTCTCTGAAGGCTCGATGATGTCAATTAAATGATGAGGAGTTTCCTTAAGTTCTTGCG encodes the following:
- the icmV gene encoding type IVB secretion system protein IcmV gives rise to the protein MKIKRSTRLARTLKQIINVRAWSDYDRVRSFTSYIVGGFQRMFVPQQHGAEESFEAAMTRMNLSEDDLKNKASALYRLSMLMLTAAIFILGYAIYHLYFGGYRAVLVSLVLVMIALVLSFRYHFWYYQIKARKLGCTFSEWYRQGLKGEK
- a CDS encoding zinc-finger domain-containing protein, producing MSETKKEPACTKKNYVVHHSDLPLSCPTDDMALWNAHPKVYLPIEKTGVEVCPYCSARFVLKDD
- a CDS encoding glycosyltransferase family 9 protein, with the translated sequence MIKSICIVRLSALGDVLMLVPLIRTLQANLAGVSITWVISRPAYDMVEGMPGVDFIVIDKPNSIKDYWRFKKQLNGRSFDVLIAAQASLRANLLYPFIKAERKLGFDTERAKDGHRWFVKETISPGEEHNLESFLKFAQLLGLEKIKINWNLPITEADKEWASAHLPAEGPILLVNPAASKPERSWPVERYVEVIKEAKKRWRAQVVLTGGPGAFDRKLADAILKQVSCLDLVGKTKPKQLLAVIDNAQALLCPDTGPSHMATAVGTPVVALHAVTNPEISGPYTFRHLVVNRYPQAVRNILKIREEEAWGQKVHGKEAMQLIQVEDVLAKLSVVLNETGSA
- the icmW gene encoding type IVB secretion system protein IcmW encodes the protein MPDLSHEASSRYWYEYVDPMIYRVITFMESVEDWTLDGNPELEEAINRLGKELDDIEKIDMSALGQEDLFIRLVGNIKSGRGLRLLQAIDTVHPGSASRILIHAEETSAGSHDPAGFFLKRNIVFERLRLLARVFSEYRLRLVARALEGEE
- the miaA gene encoding tRNA (adenosine(37)-N6)-dimethylallyltransferase MiaA, with translation MTNTVFCLMGPTASGKTALATELIKHFPLEIISVDSAMIYKEMSIGTAKPSPQELKETPHHLIDIIEPSESYSAAEFCEDAIELIEAIFERKKYPLLVGGTMMYFNALQQGLSTLPQADELIRAELLRQAERHGWSYLHEQLNQVDPESANRIHPNDTQRIQRALEVYQITGKPLSYFWNEQKGAGKYHFINLILFPQRREWLHERIALRFEQMLAKDFVGEVAQLLQKWQLPPTSPSMKSVGYRQVINYLAGDYNYDTLRQKGVAATRQLAKRQLTWLRTWPQGIYFDCEDFTDTKEKIVALMQKILDNSTPIPN
- a CDS encoding APC family permease; protein product: MLKRDISRTNVLIAAAGGMIGSGWLFSPFISAQMAGSNALMSWLIAALFMLFIALPLCELGAMFPISGGMTNYPSFTHGNDVGFLFAWTSWLSYVVMTPIEIQAILQYSSHLFPILLVKNSNSFTLSATGYIAAIGIMFFVVLLNSYGIKMLAECNKFASIIKFLVPSIAIIALLSTTSSMQNVHLKLNTTQAWVQIFTALSTGGIAFAFTGFQNGLMLAGEVQNPQRNIPIAILGAVLVGFLLYFMLQLSFLAAIPSDYLANGWQNLSFPGDSGPLVGLTLLIGLGFVAMLLMFDAAFSPFGTTLVYTAATSRILYGMALNKHLPNLFLKLNKHKIPYITLYVNFLVGSLSFLPFPGWQKMVAFLSSCSILSYGIGPICLLAMRKLQPHRHRPFKLWASLFFSHVAFYVCNLMLYWCGFDILWKLDLALFLGFVIYIIYQRRRITECSRSLFWFAFYMVAMLAVSYFGSFGGRGQLQFPLDIILILPLSILVLQLSQYVLVDEKSHHELTASMELAEAE
- the icmX gene encoding type IVB secretion system protein IcmX, with translation MMKLPSCRLVLPGLLLLASSSTFASDGSGSSTDNSMDTLKNYVLNLGQYLGYDLTTSPSQQQTPVSEAILQVTSNAIQQILLPSLQTVFGALPVTTAGIANIASGTEAPSIFVPGNTPYAELNNSANSTFNSSRYSSPSSGLISVSPLIDQPGSGGGGFQNDPVSQAIANILTTPDYSYCLDNAGTSFVECTYPSGIKNENQVMLNIIGAIPDPQTFFSPSYNQPWIAQLNGNSLIAPLMYDTTSSGASNQGSPFVNTGVGISGQQTAAGPLQSQNAAQQAQNFIRYATGSVTPLALPSRNAYNQIYAQTLSKNPLQKWQAQSLLANYLANLRVYAAQASVGVSNLYYILSKRMPQPVIGQQGSSGATSNTTSQALSEYQMATWRLFSPSQNGQQGTPWLSSLNQASAATMQKEIAVLLAEINYQLYLNRQQEERILLTNSMLLLQKVRESQPSGQLTAATPAQTQ